The Monodelphis domestica isolate mMonDom1 chromosome 7, mMonDom1.pri, whole genome shotgun sequence genome window below encodes:
- the PSMG3 gene encoding proteasome assembly chaperone 3, whose amino-acid sequence MESCHLKDSTMEARPIVTSKQKVEVVCGVPTQVVCTAFSSHILVVVTQYGKMGTLVSLEPSVVANDICKPAISTRVLLGQDEPLIHVFAKNLVTFVSQEAGNRPILLALALKDKSVEGVRALKEVIRSCQVW is encoded by the exons ATGGAGAG CTGTCACTTAAAAGACTCAACCATGGAAGCCAGACCAATTGTGACCTCGAAACAGAAGGTTGAAGTGGTTTGTGGTGTCCCAACACAGGTGGTCTGCACAGCTTTCAGCAGTCACATCCTTGTGGTGGTGACCCAGTATGGAAAAATGGGTACCCTGGTCTCTCTGGAGCCTAGTGTGGTAGCCAATGATATCTGCAAGCCTGCAATCAGTACCAGAGTGCTCCTTGGGCAAGATGAG CCCCTTATCCATGTCTTTGCAAAGAACCTGGTGACGTTCGTGTCCCAAGAAGCAGGAAACAGGCCTATTCTCCTTGCTTTGGCCTTGAAGGACAAAAGTGTGGAAGGGGTAAGAGCCCTGAAGGAAGTGATTCGGAGCTGCCAGGTGTGGTAA